The following coding sequences lie in one Carbonactinospora thermoautotrophica genomic window:
- a CDS encoding IS3 family transposase (programmed frameshift) produces the protein MPRSRPPYPPEFRRQMVELVRSGRTPEELAREFEPSAQAIRNWVRQADVDEGRREGLTSAEREELARLRREVKVLREEREILRKAGGFLRSGDGSVEMKYRLIEAEKAHHGVSLLARVLGVSRQGYYAWKNRGESRRQREDAALLEKIRAIHVGSRCTYGSPRVHAELRENHRVRVSRKRVARLMRAAGLQGCHRRRRGGLTRRDPAASPAPDLVQRNFHAAAPNRLWTADLTHVPTLEGWLYLAVVLDVFSRRIVGWAMADHLRAELVVDALEMAIWNRRPAPGLIHHSDQGVQYTSLAFGRRCAQAGIRPSMGSIGDALDNAITEAFFATLECELLHRHRFATRSQAKAAIFDFIEGWYNPRRRHSALDYLSPAEYERRHHTRYSAAA, from the exons CCGGAGGAGTTGGCGCGGGAGTTCGAGCCGTCGGCGCAGGCGATCCGTAACTGGGTGCGCCAGGCCGACGTCGACGAGGGCCGCCGCGAGGGGCTGACCAGTGCCGAGCGGGAGGAGTTGGCCCGGCTGCGTCGTGAGGTGAAGGTCCTGCGTGAGGAGCGGGAGATCCTGCGCAAGGCCG GCGGCTTTCTTCGCTCGGGAGACGGATCGGTCGAGATGAAGTACCGGCTGATCGAGGCGGAGAAGGCACACCACGGCGTCTCCCTCTTGGCCCGGGTGCTGGGTGTGTCGCGCCAGGGCTACTACGCGTGGAAGAACCGCGGTGAGAGCCGCCGGCAGCGTGAGGATGCGGCGCTGCTAGAGAAGATCCGCGCCATCCACGTCGGGTCGCGGTGCACCTACGGCTCACCCCGCGTGCACGCCGAGCTGCGTGAGAACCACAGGGTGCGGGTGAGCCGCAAGCGGGTGGCCCGGCTGATGCGTGCCGCCGGCTTGCAGGGGTGCCATCGGCGCCGCAGAGGCGGGCTGACCCGCCGGGACCCGGCTGCCAGCCCCGCCCCCGACCTGGTGCAGCGGAACTTCCACGCCGCCGCGCCGAACCGGCTGTGGACCGCGGACCTGACCCACGTCCCCACGCTGGAGGGCTGGCTGTACCTGGCGGTGGTGCTGGACGTGTTCTCCCGCCGGATCGTGGGCTGGGCGATGGCCGACCACCTGCGCGCCGAGCTCGTCGTCGACGCCCTGGAGATGGCGATCTGGAACCGCCGCCCCGCCCCCGGCCTGATCCACCACAGTGATCAAGGCGTGCAGTACACCTCCCTCGCCTTCGGGCGGCGCTGCGCCCAGGCCGGGATCCGGCCCTCGATGGGCTCGATCGGCGACGCGCTCGACAACGCGATCACCGAGGCCTTCTTCGCGACCTTGGAATGCGAGCTGCTCCACCGGCACCGCTTCGCCACCCGATCCCAGGCCAAGGCGGCGATCTTCGACTTCATCGAAGGCTGGTACAACCCCCGCCGCCGACACTCCGCCCTCGACTACCTCAGCCCCGCCGAATACGAAAGGAGACACCACACCCGCTACAGTGCTGCCGCCTGA